The genomic interval GAAAACGCTATCAGATGGACAGGCTGCAGCCAAATGAACAGATGTAAAGATCAATACTTTCAGTAACTTGGAGGGCCCAGCCGGACGGGTCAGTCCCCTGCCGGGAAGCGCCTATGCCCCCAGGAAGCGTCGCGCCCCGGCCGCATCGAGCTCCAGCGCTTCGGGGTCAAGCACCAGCACCCGGACGGGCTCGCCATCGACCGGGGTCTCACGCCCCTCGGGCACCACAATCAGGGCATTGCCCTGCGCCAGCGGCTTGACCGCTCCCGAGCTCTGGAGCCCGCTGGAGCTCACTTCCCACTGGCCGTCCGCCCCCCGTGAAAGCAGGGCGCGCAGGAAAAAGGTGTGGCTGGATCTTGTTCGAACCTCACCGCGAAGGCGCGCCTCCACTACCGGGCGGAACAGGCACTGATGCCCCAGCATCGTTTTCAGGGCCGGACGGACGTAGACCTCGAAGGACACGGCCGCCGAAACCGGGTTCCCCGGCAGCCCGAAGACGGGGCGGTGGTCCCAGTAGCCAAAGGCCAGCGGCGCGCCCGGGCGCTGGCGGATTTTCCAGAACTTCTGCTCGTAGCCCAGCTCTTCGAGCGCAGGCTTTACAAAGTCGTGGGGCCCCACGGAGACACCCGCCGTGGAAACCAGCACGTCGGCGCCGGCGGCGCTTCTTAGCGCGGCGACGATCGCTTCCTTGTCGTCGGGAACGAGCGGAAGCAGCATCGGCTCACCGCCGGCCTCCACCACCTGCGCGGCTGCCGTATAGGCGTTGGAGTCGACGGTCTTCCATCCCTCGGTGTCGCCGTCAATTCCGACGAGCTCATCGCCGCTCGAGAGAATCGCCACGCGCGGGCGGCGTCGCACCTGTACGACCGAGCGTCCGAGCAGCGCAAGCAGTCCGAGCTGGCGCGGCCCCAGCACGCAGCCGGGCTCCAGCACGCCCTCCCCGGGCTTTACGTCCTCGCCTGCGCGGCGGATGTTCGCGCCTGCTACCTCGGCGCTGAACACGCGGAGCGCTGTCTCACTCTCGCGCTCGGTGTTTTCCTGGATGACCACCGCGTCGGCGCCTTCGGGCACCGGCGCGCCCGTCGTAATGCGAACGGCCTCGCCCTGCCCCACCGCTCGCTCTGGAAGCATCCCGGCCAGCACTTCGCCGACAACCTTGAGGGTCGCCGGGCTCTCTTTGGACGCGCCCGCAAGATCGGCGGCGCGCACGGCGTAGCCGTCCATGGCCGAACAATCGCGCGGCGGCAGCGTGCGCGAGGACGCAATGGGCTCGGCCAGCACGCGGCCCGCGGCATCGAGCAACTGCACGCGCTCGGTGCCCATGGCGGGCAGGTCCTTGAGAATGATGTCGAGTGCTTTGTGAGCCGGGCGCATGGCGGGTTCCTTCCGGCCGGGTCGCGACGGGAATCAGGCGGGCGCGGATCCGTTGCCGTCAAAGAGATGGCCGCTGATCTGGCGCAGTCCCGACATGTCGTGGATGTCGTCGCGGAGATAGGGCACACGCTGCATGAACTGATCGCCCTTGAGCAGGTAGCGAAGGCGCTCGAGATTCTTCTCGTCGATTTCGGCAAGCACCTGATAGTTGCGGAAATTGCGAAGGAGGCCCGGCAGCGCTGCGTTCCACAGGCTCTGCGCATCCAGCCCGCTGGCCAGCGCGGCGTGCAGCTCATCGGGCTTGATCTTCTTGCCCACCAGTTCGGCGAGTTTCTCATGTCCGGCCGGCAGATTGCCGTCCTCGTCCTTGAGGTGATCGAGGTGGACCTTGTTGACGACGATGCCTTCGAATGGCATTCCGAACTCGATGAGTTTCTCGTGCAGATAAACCGCCTCGTCGATGGTGAGCCGATTGGGCGAGGTTACCAGCACGAAGCCCAGGCGCTCTTCACGGAAGAGCTTGTAGACACGCTCGGCGCGGGACTTGAAGCCCGGATACAGCCCGTTCATGGCCGTGAAGAACTCTGCCCCGGCCTCCATGAACTCGGGCGAGAAAGCGGAATTGAGCGCCTTCATGAAGCCCGCCGTGCCCATGCGCACCAGGCGCGCGCCAAAGGTGTCCTTCTGAATCGTCGGACGGATCATCACCTTGAGCAGCTTGTTGTCGGTCAGGAAGTTCACCATGCGCTCGGGCGCGGTCAGAAAGTCCAGTGCGTGTTTGGCCGGCGGCGTGTCGAGCACGACCAGGTCGTACTTGCCCGACTCATAGAGCTCATAGAGCTTTTCCATCGCCATGTATTCGGGCGAGCCGATGATGCTCTCGATGCCCTGCTTGTAGATGGCGGAGTTGAAGATGCGCTGGGCGTGTTCTTCGCTGGTGGTGTGCTGGCGCACAATGTCTTCAAGGGTCTGCCCGGCATTGAGCATCAGCGCAGAGAGCTCGCCCGTGACGGGCACACCCAGCTCGCTCAGGCGCTCGGGGTCGACGCGCTTGGGCTGGTTGGTCAGTCCGTCGAGGCCCAGCGAATCGGCCAGTCGCATGGCCGGGTCGATGGTCAGCACCACGGCCTTCTTGCCCATGGCGGCCGCGCGCAGCGCGAGTACGGCGCTGGTCGTTGTCTTGCCCACACCGCCAGAGCCGATGCAGATGATCACTTCCTTGCGGCGTACGAGTCCTTCGAGCGTCAGCATGCCTTACTCCTGTGCCATTCCCTTGGTGATGGTATCGGCAATGCCGTCGATGGTGTTCAGGTCGAAATTCTTCGAATAGATGAACGGAATCCTCATGAAACGCATCGGGTGTTCAAGAAGGCGCGCGATCTGCCGGCGGTTGATGTCCGAGCGCTCGCTCTGGAATGCGGCCGTCTCCAGCAGCGACTCCACTGCGCCGGCATCACCGAGGGCGGCGGCGAGTTTCTCGCTCCCCGCCTCGTCGGCTTTGAGCTTTTCAAGCCCCTCGCGCTCGCTCTCCACGCCTTCGATTTCACCAAAAAGCGAGGGCTGAATCGCGTTGATGAAGATGTAGCCCAGCGGAATATCCAGGGCAGCCTTGGCGTTGCGCAGCAGGT from Chrysiogenia bacterium carries:
- a CDS encoding ArsA family ATPase; protein product: MLTLEGLVRRKEVIICIGSGGVGKTTTSAVLALRAAAMGKKAVVLTIDPAMRLADSLGLDGLTNQPKRVDPERLSELGVPVTGELSALMLNAGQTLEDIVRQHTTSEEHAQRIFNSAIYKQGIESIIGSPEYMAMEKLYELYESGKYDLVVLDTPPAKHALDFLTAPERMVNFLTDNKLLKVMIRPTIQKDTFGARLVRMGTAGFMKALNSAFSPEFMEAGAEFFTAMNGLYPGFKSRAERVYKLFREERLGFVLVTSPNRLTIDEAVYLHEKLIEFGMPFEGIVVNKVHLDHLKDEDGNLPAGHEKLAELVGKKIKPDELHAALASGLDAQSLWNAALPGLLRNFRNYQVLAEIDEKNLERLRYLLKGDQFMQRVPYLRDDIHDMSGLRQISGHLFDGNGSAPA
- a CDS encoding molybdopterin molybdotransferase MoeA; its protein translation is MRPAHKALDIILKDLPAMGTERVQLLDAAGRVLAEPIASSRTLPPRDCSAMDGYAVRAADLAGASKESPATLKVVGEVLAGMLPERAVGQGEAVRITTGAPVPEGADAVVIQENTERESETALRVFSAEVAGANIRRAGEDVKPGEGVLEPGCVLGPRQLGLLALLGRSVVQVRRRPRVAILSSGDELVGIDGDTEGWKTVDSNAYTAAAQVVEAGGEPMLLPLVPDDKEAIVAALRSAAGADVLVSTAGVSVGPHDFVKPALEELGYEQKFWKIRQRPGAPLAFGYWDHRPVFGLPGNPVSAAVSFEVYVRPALKTMLGHQCLFRPVVEARLRGEVRTRSSHTFFLRALLSRGADGQWEVSSSGLQSSGAVKPLAQGNALIVVPEGRETPVDGEPVRVLVLDPEALELDAAGARRFLGA